TGACCGTGGATCCAGAAGCGACGTCATGGTTGCCTGTGTTTGCATCAAATGTCTTTATCCGATACTTCCCATTGTGAACCAGCCCAATTGCAAGATGCTTGTTTGCTAAGGTAATatcataagaaaaataataaatccctGGGATGGCACAAATAAACTTCCCTGTGGAAGGGTTGTAATGCTCCCCCTCATTGAAGAGGACTTTATTGAATATAATTGGTAATCTTTCCTCTGGGTAGCTGGTGGTGATGCCAACAGAAAAGGCAGATTTCAGCACTATCTTCCCACATTTACAGACCCCTGGTGCACCTGGCTCTCCTCGGTCTCCTTTATCTCCCTTAGGTCCAGGTGGTCCAGCAGGACCTACTTCGCCTTTGGCACCAGTTAATCCTCCAGGTCCTTTTTTACCAGACTGACCTTGGTCTCCTTTCTCTCCAGCTGGTCCTAACGGCCCAGTTTTTCCTCTTAAAccttcaaaaacattttaagttaGTTAATCATTGTACATATCATCTCAGTAAATCATTGTGTGGGCTACTGTGTGTGCAtgaacaaacaagaaaaacactATGAGAATTTCAAAGTACtccaaaaatactttaaaaattttcTAGTAAGCAAAAAGAATGGCAGGTTGGAACAGAGGACCAAGCTCCATGGGTCCTTTGTTTCTATATTCCTACTTTTCTACTTACATTGTGATCACACATTTAAGAGTTTTATATGTAATCAGTCCACTGCTGACTGAACTAGGAGCCCTGCCCATGGGAAGAACAGCAGCGTGGCTACCTATATAATGATTCTTGTGCACTAAATGTCTCCTGCTATTTGGGCATTTTTAATATGTACCTAATTCTTGGCTAATGGCACAAATTAGACTATGTGTTTGACGCCATACATGcttaatttttctcaaaatttttCATAGTGTCTACACATAGGAAAGCTatgtatttacatttatttacacaTATTTCAGTATATACGTATTAGACATTTCTAAAATATACCTGCATATTTTCTATCTTACTTGCATATTACTGCATATAAATGCATCACGCTTCAACCTGCACaggcacatacacacatttgtcgtatttatatatgtgtgtaacAGTGATGATGAAGGGTCTTGCTTTGTTGTACTACTGTGATAGGTTACACAAATATTAAATACCTGCACTccctttttcacctttttctcccttcctgccATCTCTACCGTCTCTTCCTGGAAGACCAATGCGTCCGTGTGGCCCTGGGGATCCATTGGCTCCAGGGGGACCTGCAGGGCCTGGCAAACCAGGGATGCTACAGATATATCTCGTATAGTAATTTTCTCCTTTGAGCTGGCTTTGAAGAGGTTGTTCGCTTGTGTAGATGGCAAAACTTGTAATGTAAAGCAGTAGAAACATCCTCGaatctggaaaaaatatatctatataaGAATATTTATGCATATTATGGCACTCTAAATCACGTGGAGATGGCTCTGAACTTTGTAATAAGTGTGACACTGCAGCACATTATGCACAGATACATGCACGGAGATCAGCCTGGTATTTCTGCATTACCAGAATCCATATAGGAAGCAAGAAGGAAAGTCTGTCAGGTTGAACATTTGTCAGGTCAAACCTTTGTCCGGTCAGCGTATAGGCCACTGTCTTTCAGGTAACCTCTAGACCAACATAGGATAACTGGTGCATTCCAGGGTTTTTTGGACCTAAATttgacacttaaaaaaaagaatctggatttttcaaaggaaagttcTTTGCTCacattgtttattttctctttgggACCTGTATAAGCTTTATTGAGAAAAGCCCTCTTGCTAAAGGGAGCTATGTCTGCCCTACGAGGATGTGCCTGTGGGAGCAGCCTTTTCTAGTGAGGACAAAGCTTACACCTTCCTTTCGTTTTGAAATTTGCTCTTGTGGTTGCAAATGAACCTCCAACCTCAATAACCGCAGCAGAAATTTGCTGAGCCTGCAGAAAGGATACCAGTAAGAGAGCTACAGCTTCACTGCGTGGTAGGAAACCCTGATGTCAACAGCACAAATAAGCACTTCGCTGTAATCGATCAGGTCGAATCAGgcagctgccctgcagggaaaggatgGAGCGTGAGTGGACAGGTTGGATTTCTTTTGACCCTGACTTGGACTCTTGCAAGAAAAttctttaaagcattttatataGTAGTTGGTGATTTTCATAAATGAAAGTAAATTAGATTTTGCTATTCCAAAATGTACTAGgagagtaaagaaaaaaaaccctatagaACCAGTACCGCGTTGAGGAGCTGCAGTACCTGCTACACAAAGGTGTTACATTAGCAGAGAGTCAGTCATTGGTCAGGTGAGATTTTGCAAGTCAAGCTGTTCTTTCTAGTTCCTTTGCTGGCTTCTCAGAAGACTCATGTGGGTTTTTCTGTTGGAGTTAGCCATTCCTACAGAGCCATTTTACAGCATTCAATGTAATTGGAGTCCACTGGTTTctgtggggagaaaaagaagaaattaagtaGGGGActcagaaaactttttttacagtgaaactCAGATTAATTCTCAAACTCAGAGTTAAAGAAGTTGCAAAGTGAACCCTTTTTCCCATTCCCTTCTCTATGATACTGATTAGCATTGGGTGAttgattaaaaaacccaaactgttaCATTTATTTGCAATTCATGATGTTTCAACATGTAGCATGGTCAAATTTATTCAGCAGGGGAAAAGAGCAGCACATATACACATTAACACACAATctttatgaagaaatttttcttttttacagacTAGAAAATGAGAAAGTGTGTCTTGGTATCAAtggcaatgaagaaaaaaaacatgaaaatattgtATCTGGAGACAAATAAGCGATGATCCAAAATTCTTTTCAGTGATCTATATTCTGCTTTTCGTATTAAGAATCTGATATCAAATTGGCAAAACCCAAACTACTAATTTTGCTGTCATTTGATAAAGCCTTACAGTACGGTCATGAACAACAGCCTCCAAGAGTGGATTAACATATGAATGATTAACATGACAGCAGAGCAGCAAATGATAACTCCAAGGCAGTACTTGGCTAGAAGCACAAACCTCACAGTGATGTTTACTCTGATGTACTGCTGATTGTACCCAAATAGTGCTTGTGGTTTTTCGTAGGACTTAACTTAAATCAGGAACAACAAAGCTCTTTGCAGAGAGGAACAATTTTAAGTGCTTAGCCAGGAGTGAGCAGCTTGGAGGGAGTTGATGCCTAAGACTGCATATGCATTTTACAGAAAGCTGATGCATAAGAAGCAGGCACAACCTAAGGACTGAGGACTTGAACAAAAGCTGCCCTTTGCCAGATGAAAGTCCAAATCAGTAGGCTACATGTTCCCACACTGTTTTGCATGTAAGCCAAATGAAAACAGTATCAACAACTGCTGGTTTTCCCTGTGTCCAGGGTATTTTACTAATCAGAATAAGCCTTCACACAGCTGCTCCTGTCACAGGCTGTCCAGCAACTTATTGATGCTTGAAGCTGTCTCTAGCTCTGAGACCTCCCCTGCTCTTCTTATGTGCCTAGAGGAAATGAATTAGTACAGAACATGTGTTTTCTGCTAAGGCCACGGGATGAAAGCCATTTGGAGAAGATGAGGGGTATAGGGTTGTTGAGATAGGATGTGCCTTAGATGGCTGGGGCATTGGGGTTGGAGGACAaatttgggaaggaaaagacaTATAGAGGCTGGAAAACAAACTTGATGGAGCTTTCAGctatggtttgggggccttaaGGAGAGATAGGACTGTGTGGCATAATGGTGGGACTGCgggaaggggaacagagctgggattGGGAAGAGATGGTGATAATGTTCAGGTGATGAAGTTTGCAGTCCTGAATTTACGCTTTGTATGGGGATACAGAAGGCTGCTTCCAAGAGTAATACCCAAAAAGTGACATTTGGGAAGTCTTGCTGTAGGCCACAGAATGAGGACTTCTCTTGCCCTTGACTTCAGACTCCTGCATTTCTTCCTGCATAATGGACAGCTATTGAAAGGAAGTGTGGGAGGTTCCTTTCTTGGTTATTGCAGCAGTTTCTTGGGAAGTGTGAATCTTCTCAGACCAAGGAAGGAGGTACAGTGGTGAACTCATGCCTCCTGCTTCCTGGGGTGTGCTCTAAAAGGTAAATTGCTAGGTTAAAAATGAATGGTAGCACATGGCcataattttgaaatttcagaCTGAATTAGGAGGCCAAAATTAGACATTACAGTTCACCTGAGCTTATGAAATCAGAGGGTGGAATAGATCTCCCAAATTGTTTTCCAGGAGTCTTAGCACAGAGAGTTAACTGTTAGGCAGAGAGCAATCTTAAATTAGACTTTGTTCCTGACTTCTGGCTGTTCTTTTAAAAGGCACGATTTTGCCCATAAACTGTAgtagagaaaaatatgtaatttatatATGTCAAGTAGTTTTTCTTCAAGGAAAACCAACATTTGAGGAGTTCATTCTTTTATCCAAACCTTGAAAGCCGGAACAATCACGTGATACTCTTGTTCACAGCAATAACAGTCATCTTCATCAAAgccatcataaaaaaaaataaatgaatgagaAAGATATAAATACAAGATTAGAATGATGTTATTCTGAGTTTAGAAAGCAGCACTTCAGTAGGTACCAAATCCAGTAGGCAGAGCATGTGTGCACACAGTGCACACCAAGGCATTCACTGGAAGACGATGGACACGCTGGTTGCTTCTAATGTGCAGTGATTTCTGGAACAGCTTTTCTAAGTAAGCGTGGCAGATTCGTTTGTTCTGTCACTGTTTACATTACACAAACAGCATAATCACTGCCCTTGTGCATGAAGCCAAAGATCATCTGATTCATTTGatgttggaaaaatattttaaaagattttctggACCTAATATGTAGTTGCAATCTGTTAATGTGACAAATGTACGTTGAAAAATACTCTATACATTATGTTTCCATTGAAGTTTGGTGCTGGGCAGAGGGTCTTTAGCATCAAGCCTTTAAGAAATCTCACTTCATTagcaatataatttttttaagattagGAATTAAGGAATTATAGCAAATTCCCAGTTTTGAGACTACCTATTATATGGTCTAATCTTCctcccatctccagctctgcaggTCTTAATCTACTAATCCTCATTGTTCAGAAACAATCATAGAAGATTGGCCATGAATCTGTTATAAATAAAAGCTGGGTCAAAAGCCAGTAATGGTTAGTCGCAAGCCATGCTGGCGGTGTTCCTACTTTTGTCTTTACTTGCTAGCTTTGAATTCACTTCCAATACATATGCACAACTatttgaggaggaggaggagatgtgttttaatttccttgtgCAAAATGATGTAGACAAGAATTACTAATGCTCCAGGGCTTTTTCTGTCTGGAGAACTGGCAATGGCTTAGTGGTGCAGAACAAGACAGTCTACatcctcagtctcctccaggacAAAGTCCCATACTGCCTCGCGTTACTGTCTTGCATCGCCACTGGGGAATGTGCAGTCCTTCCCCACCTCTCCCATCCAGGAGCCAGGAGAGCTGTCGCAGGAGAAACAAGGTAGGGAATGAGGTAATAAATCAGAGTAAGAAGCAGGGAGAGATACTGTAGCTTTAAACCTGACTAGGTATGTCtatatttttcctctcaaaacatgatcaaaaaaaaatcttttgtgtCCACATTCTTGAAGGGTCCAAACTTGCCATTCAATTTGTCATAGCCACTGAACTTTCTACAAAGCCTCAGAAATATTGGCTTACAGTTAAGCCCACCAAGCCCTGCAGTTACTTTGCACTGAATGATTTTTatactatttaaaatataagccttaattatggatttttttttaccaaatatTTTACATTGATTATTCACTTTCAGTTGGACACAGGTTTATGCATCTACCAGCTTGCTTTGTGTCAAGAGGACCTTTCTGGACTTCCAGAGCTCCGCCTGTAAAACCATGCCTCACTCTAAATAAGCAAGTCCACAGCTGGCCACTGCCGCACTCCTTGGGTTTAATACACAATCCAGCAATCTTTGCATGGTTTTAcattctctttatttcttctatGTTTAGAAGGGAAGAGTGACCTGATGCTTTTTGAGCAGTCTGAACTTTTGTTTCCCAGTCCCAGAAGGGCTGATGGTGCCCCAAGGGTCAATCACCCAGTAAGAAGGAACATACCTAAATATTGCTGAGTAAACAATCCTTAGAGGCCATATTATCAATGCTGACATGCAACAGTCTCGCTCACTTAAATTTGTATTCATTCATGTTGAACTGTCTTCTTTACAACTCTCTTGAATGTAGTCAGATTCTTCAGCCACGTCTAAAGCCTTTATGAAAAATGAAGCACTTATCATCTAGAACAGAAGTTtgattttcaaaatatgaaaggaatggaattaattttatttctcatctCTGACTTGAAACATAGTCTCCTTTTCTCATTCCCGCCATTCCTATCGTTTGGAAGATTATTTTTGCTAAAAATGCTCTAGCAGCTGGTCAAGGCATGTATCAGTGACGTAATCTGAGTCAGCTGGGGGGAATTTTAACATGAGGGCTGGCAGATGAGGGAATTTCACTGCCAGCTGTACCAGAACATGCAAGTAAATGCAATCTGACAGAATTTGTCTTGACAGATAGCTGAGAAGCTAAGCCAGTTGCTTACAGTTGGCAATTAACATGGAGACAATAATATTTATTGCTTGCAATGTAATGGAAAATGGTCAGGATTTAACACTGCAAGACTCAGGGTACAAGTGACCCTACACCTGGGGTGTGTGTCAAAACAGGTGATTCTGGAATGTGACCCTGCGCCCCCAGTGAGTGGACAGGGTGGGCAGTGTTCCAGGAGCTGATGTGCTGGAGAACACGTCTTAAGCTGTTACCTGACCTGCCACCTGACACAGGTGAGAGGCAGAGgcaaaggttttaaaaaatcacaCACTAACCTGTTGCCTCATGGACACCTGCCATCTTATTGTACCAACCGGACAAAAATCCTGCTACATCATGCAGCACCTGGAAGGTGGTGAccatctttcatcttttctatcTCTTCTCAACTATCTCTCTTTTTTATCTCTTACCCTCTCTCCttgttctcttttcctttttcacttgtAATATGTGTGGCTGTAGTGGGCTGTAGCAGGCGTTTTGGTTCAGTTTTGACTCTGGCAATATCGAGCTTCTTtacattttttggttttgctaagCAGGTTGTCTCTAATACAGCATTGCCAGTGTTTCTGACCTGTGGATTCTTCATGGTAACATTGAGCTTTT
The window above is part of the Phaenicophaeus curvirostris isolate KB17595 chromosome 4, BPBGC_Pcur_1.0, whole genome shotgun sequence genome. Proteins encoded here:
- the C1QTNF7 gene encoding complement C1q tumor necrosis factor-related protein 7 isoform X1, translating into MHKYSYIDIFFPDSRMFLLLYITSFAIYTSEQPLQSQLKGENYYTRYICSIPGLPGPAGPPGANGSPGPHGRIGLPGRDGRDGRKGEKGEKGSAGLRGKTGPLGPAGEKGDQGQSGKKGPGGLTGAKGEVGPAGPPGPKGDKGDRGEPGAPGVCKCGKIVLKSAFSVGITTSYPEERLPIIFNKVLFNEGEHYNPSTGKFICAIPGIYYFSYDITLANKHLAIGLVHNGKYRIKTFDANTGNHDVASGSTVIYLQPEDEVWLEIFYTDQNGLFSDPTWADSLFSGFLLYVDTDYLDALSDEDEL
- the C1QTNF7 gene encoding complement C1q tumor necrosis factor-related protein 7 isoform X2 encodes the protein MFLLLYITSFAIYTSEQPLQSQLKGENYYTRYICSIPGLPGPAGPPGANGSPGPHGRIGLPGRDGRDGRKGEKGEKGSAGLRGKTGPLGPAGEKGDQGQSGKKGPGGLTGAKGEVGPAGPPGPKGDKGDRGEPGAPGVCKCGKIVLKSAFSVGITTSYPEERLPIIFNKVLFNEGEHYNPSTGKFICAIPGIYYFSYDITLANKHLAIGLVHNGKYRIKTFDANTGNHDVASGSTVIYLQPEDEVWLEIFYTDQNGLFSDPTWADSLFSGFLLYVDTDYLDALSDEDEL